A section of the Anabaena cylindrica PCC 7122 genome encodes:
- a CDS encoding AmpG family muropeptide MFS transporter: MNPVQSLLQVFGSRKMAALILLGFSSGLPLFLTSKTLQAWMTVENVDLTAIGLFSLVGVPYSLKFLWSPLLDWFTLPFLGRRRGWLITIQIGLLIAIACMALQQPKQALQLLAINAVAIAFLSATQDIAADAYRTDILEQLEMGAGAAVFVLGYRIALLLTGSLALILADNIPWSSVYLLMSVGMVIGIIATLFAPEPKEITPPESLTAAVILPFGEFIQRQGILQALLTLLFIVLYKLGDSFVNNMSTPFLLQTGFTQTDIGAIQGGMGLIATIVGTLAGGAFLSKIGLNRSLWVFGALQAVSNLAYLVLAQVGKNYQVLLLTINIENFCAGLGTAAFVAFLMNMCNQRYSATQYALLSSFMAVSRDILVAPAGSLAKNTGWPLFFVISILAAVPGLLLLPFFAPWNPTPEAVTRPGIEPEEEDIWGTK, translated from the coding sequence ATGAATCCAGTTCAATCGCTACTGCAAGTTTTCGGTAGCCGGAAAATGGCTGCTCTGATATTACTAGGGTTTTCATCTGGTTTGCCCTTGTTTTTAACCAGCAAGACCCTACAAGCTTGGATGACCGTTGAAAACGTAGATTTAACCGCCATCGGCTTATTTAGCCTTGTAGGTGTGCCATATTCATTAAAATTTCTCTGGTCGCCTCTGTTAGACTGGTTTACGTTGCCATTTTTAGGCAGACGACGGGGTTGGTTAATTACAATCCAAATTGGGTTATTGATAGCGATCGCTTGCATGGCATTGCAACAGCCCAAACAAGCCCTCCAACTGTTAGCCATCAACGCCGTGGCGATCGCATTCCTCAGTGCAACCCAAGACATCGCCGCTGACGCTTACCGCACCGACATTCTCGAACAACTAGAAATGGGCGCAGGTGCAGCAGTATTCGTTTTAGGTTATCGCATCGCCCTCTTACTCACAGGTTCTTTAGCCCTAATCCTTGCCGATAACATCCCCTGGTCATCAGTATATTTATTGATGTCAGTAGGCATGGTAATAGGCATCATTGCCACCTTATTTGCACCAGAACCCAAAGAAATCACTCCTCCAGAATCCTTAACCGCAGCCGTAATCTTACCCTTTGGGGAATTTATCCAGCGCCAGGGTATCCTCCAAGCCTTACTAACCCTGCTGTTTATCGTCCTCTATAAACTCGGCGACTCCTTTGTCAACAATATGTCCACGCCTTTTTTACTACAAACAGGCTTCACACAAACCGACATAGGAGCAATTCAAGGCGGCATGGGATTGATAGCCACCATCGTCGGCACACTGGCAGGTGGAGCATTTTTGAGTAAAATTGGTCTGAATCGCTCACTTTGGGTATTTGGAGCATTGCAAGCAGTCAGCAACTTAGCTTATCTTGTACTTGCACAAGTTGGTAAAAACTACCAAGTTCTCCTACTGACCATCAACATCGAGAACTTTTGTGCTGGATTAGGAACAGCAGCTTTTGTCGCCTTCTTAATGAATATGTGTAATCAGCGTTATTCAGCCACTCAATATGCTTTACTTTCTAGTTTTATGGCCGTAAGTCGTGATATTCTAGTTGCGCCAGCAGGTTCCTTAGCAAAAAATACAGGTTGGCCTTTATTTTTCGTCATTAGTATCCTTGCTGCTGTACCGGGACTACTCCTGTTACCATTTTTCGCCCCCTGGAATCCAACGCCAGAGGCAGTCACCAGACCAGGAATTGAGCCAGAAGAAGAGGATATATGGGGAACCAAGTAG
- a CDS encoding GNAT family N-acetyltransferase, producing the protein MTLLLPGYHIRRGSTVDRAILVKFMQQTYQEMFSHQDFSHLALTVEQYFSTDTPLWWVDEEASEKGAGKKEEFTQSPITYYQSPSPIACLWVGNAIDQIKGDRHTHIFLLYVTPEHRRQGIGRALMNHVENWAKQRGDRQIALQVFQSNTAALQLYHHQGYQTQSLWMVKPLH; encoded by the coding sequence TTGACTCTCTTACTACCCGGCTACCACATTCGTCGAGGCTCAACTGTAGATAGGGCAATTCTGGTCAAGTTCATGCAGCAGACTTACCAGGAAATGTTTTCTCATCAAGATTTTTCACATCTAGCTCTAACAGTTGAGCAATATTTCTCCACTGACACCCCTTTATGGTGGGTAGATGAAGAAGCAAGTGAAAAGGGAGCAGGAAAAAAGGAAGAGTTTACCCAATCACCAATCACCTATTACCAATCACCATCCCCCATAGCTTGTCTATGGGTAGGCAATGCCATAGATCAAATAAAGGGCGATCGCCACACTCACATTTTTCTCCTCTACGTTACCCCAGAACATCGCCGTCAGGGTATTGGTAGAGCCTTGATGAATCATGTAGAAAATTGGGCAAAACAAAGAGGCGATCGCCAAATCGCTCTGCAAGTCTTTCAATCCAACACAGCTGCATTACAGCTTTATCATCACCAAGGTTATCAAACACAATCCCTATGGATGGTAAAACCACTCCATTAG
- a CDS encoding HEAT repeat domain-containing protein, with protein MYDEDDLSLLDAEVELESPLDRIEPLTAESEVAKPDPELMLALLTNPQSQQRMLAARAFCDIEYERAIPHLISLLTDNCPLVRVSAAYALGRNPSQDAVEPLITQLNRDWNGYVRKGIVWALGNCRDRRSLAPLAESLRTDISAVRLWAASALAQMAGVGYEVIVGAIPPLIEALVQDPIAAVRSNCAWTIGQLCKELPSNVVYATAIDALIQAFAEDQDLGVREDAKAALLGVGDPRGLQLIETLEQEGWF; from the coding sequence ATGTACGATGAAGATGACCTAAGCCTACTTGATGCCGAAGTGGAGCTAGAAAGCCCCCTAGACCGCATAGAACCACTTACTGCTGAATCAGAAGTGGCAAAACCCGATCCAGAATTAATGTTGGCACTTCTGACAAATCCCCAGTCCCAACAAAGAATGTTAGCGGCGCGGGCTTTTTGTGATATCGAATATGAAAGAGCAATTCCCCATCTTATTAGCCTTTTAACCGATAACTGTCCCTTAGTTCGAGTTAGTGCAGCCTACGCCCTGGGGCGAAATCCTAGTCAAGATGCAGTCGAGCCATTAATTACTCAACTCAATCGAGATTGGAATGGCTATGTGCGAAAAGGCATAGTTTGGGCTTTAGGCAACTGTCGCGATCGCCGTTCCTTAGCACCCCTAGCAGAATCTTTACGAACCGACATCTCCGCCGTCCGTCTGTGGGCAGCCAGCGCCCTAGCCCAAATGGCAGGAGTGGGTTATGAAGTAATTGTGGGCGCAATTCCCCCCTTAATTGAAGCCCTTGTCCAAGACCCCATAGCCGCAGTACGCAGTAACTGTGCTTGGACAATCGGACAACTGTGCAAAGAATTGCCTTCTAACGTAGTTTATGCCACAGCAATTGATGCCTTAATTCAAGCTTTCGCTGAAGACCAAGATTTGGGAGTCCGAGAAGATGCCAAAGCCGCACTTTTGGGAGTCGGTGATCCTCGTGGTTTACAGTTAATTGAAACCCTAGAACAAGAAGGTTGGTTTTAA
- the ung gene encoding uracil-DNA glycosylase, with protein sequence MKNLQLPIDWQAVLGDELTKPYFDKLQAFLVEDGLSHNIYPPEKDVFSAFELTPYEKVNVLLLGQDPYHNENQAHGLCFSVKPGIKPPPSLMNIFKELKADVGLDIFNHGYLVQWAKQGILMLNAVLTVRANTPNSHKNKGWEIFTDAVINKVNEKSESVVFVLWGGYAQKKLKLIDTNRHKVIQSAHPSPFSARNGFFGSKPFSAINAALVDWGKPEIDWQVGNW encoded by the coding sequence ATGAAAAATCTCCAACTGCCTATTGATTGGCAAGCTGTTCTTGGTGATGAATTGACAAAACCCTACTTTGATAAACTCCAAGCATTCTTGGTAGAGGATGGCTTGTCCCATAATATTTATCCGCCAGAAAAAGATGTTTTTTCGGCTTTTGAATTGACACCATATGAGAAAGTCAATGTTTTGTTACTGGGGCAAGATCCTTACCATAATGAAAACCAAGCACATGGGTTATGCTTTTCCGTTAAACCGGGGATCAAACCCCCTCCTTCACTGATGAATATATTTAAAGAACTCAAAGCAGATGTGGGGCTGGATATTTTCAATCATGGTTATCTTGTCCAGTGGGCTAAACAGGGTATATTGATGCTCAATGCGGTACTAACTGTGAGGGCGAATACACCAAATTCTCACAAAAATAAAGGCTGGGAAATTTTCACAGATGCGGTGATTAATAAAGTTAATGAAAAATCTGAATCGGTAGTTTTTGTATTGTGGGGCGGATATGCACAAAAAAAGTTAAAGTTAATAGATACCAATCGGCATAAAGTTATACAATCTGCTCATCCTTCACCCTTTTCTGCACGAAACGGCTTTTTTGGCAGCAAACCTTTTTCAGCTATTAATGCTGCTTTGGTTGATTGGGGTAAACCGGAGATTGATTGGCAAGTTGGTAATTGGTGA
- a CDS encoding phosphomannose isomerase type II C-terminal cupin domain, translating into MNQHENELQSNLDNSSCHSGERYWGNVEVLEEGENYRISRVEIKPRHGIKAQIHYHRHEHWVVVSGVAKVTCGDEEILLNSNQSTYVPAATLHKVENPGSITLVILEIQNGEYLGEDDIERPFELTSVQ; encoded by the coding sequence ATGAATCAGCATGAGAATGAGCTTCAGTCCAATTTAGATAACTCTTCTTGCCATTCCGGTGAAAGGTACTGGGGTAATGTGGAAGTTTTAGAAGAGGGTGAAAATTATAGAATTAGTCGTGTGGAAATTAAGCCTAGACACGGCATTAAAGCACAAATTCATTATCATCGACATGAACATTGGGTGGTAGTGTCTGGTGTGGCTAAGGTAACTTGTGGTGATGAGGAAATATTGCTCAATTCTAATCAGTCAACCTATGTACCCGCAGCAACTCTGCATAAGGTTGAAAATCCAGGATCTATTACCCTAGTGATTCTAGAAATTCAAAATGGCGAGTATTTGGGTGAAGATGATATAGAACGACCGTTTGAGTTAACTTCAGTTCAATGA
- a CDS encoding EAL domain-containing response regulator, translated as MHKILIIEDEESVRENILDLLIAEDFETIAAANGRTGLNLAMSEIPDLILCDMMMPELNGYEVLTALKKEPITATIPFIFLTAKAAKSDFRQGMDMGADDYLTKPFTRSELLSAILNKLEKYANLRKYLSRQTAIHKLTPRMQLLDKKLHRAIIDNHFEEFEIYYQPIIDIYSGKIIGAESLLRWQSHELGVISPTEFIPIAESNGLIMTIGKWVLKKVCQQIKIWRVAGINSLTIAVNLSAIEFNQPDLIAQIIDLIKSNNLEMPGLEIELTESMIMQDVNSAIATMNQLRSLGIKIAVDDFGTGYSSLSYLKYFPINTLKIDRCFIQNITQDHQKSAITKALIQMGHSLNLKIVAEGVETESELSFLRQQNCDAIQGFLFSCALPALEFEQFVLSNKSFFI; from the coding sequence ATGCATAAAATTTTAATAATTGAAGATGAAGAATCAGTTCGAGAAAATATTTTAGATTTACTAATAGCAGAAGATTTTGAAACAATTGCTGCTGCCAATGGAAGAACTGGCTTAAATTTGGCCATGTCGGAAATACCAGATTTAATTTTGTGCGACATGATGATGCCAGAACTTAATGGCTATGAGGTATTAACAGCATTAAAAAAAGAACCAATAACTGCAACAATTCCCTTTATTTTTTTGACTGCGAAAGCTGCCAAATCCGATTTTCGTCAAGGGATGGATATGGGAGCAGATGATTATCTAACTAAACCGTTTACTCGATCTGAACTATTAAGTGCCATTCTCAATAAATTGGAAAAATATGCAAATTTAAGAAAATATTTATCACGTCAGACTGCAATTCATAAACTCACTCCTAGAATGCAGTTATTGGATAAAAAATTACATCGGGCAATCATAGATAATCATTTTGAAGAATTCGAGATTTATTATCAACCAATTATAGATATCTATAGTGGTAAAATAATTGGAGCAGAAAGTTTATTGCGTTGGCAAAGTCACGAATTAGGAGTAATATCACCAACTGAGTTTATTCCTATAGCAGAATCTAATGGTTTGATTATGACTATTGGTAAGTGGGTATTAAAAAAAGTTTGTCAACAAATTAAGATTTGGCGTGTTGCTGGAATTAACTCTTTGACTATCGCTGTCAATTTGTCAGCTATTGAATTTAATCAACCAGATTTAATTGCCCAAATTATAGACTTGATTAAGTCGAATAATTTGGAAATGCCAGGGCTAGAAATTGAATTGACAGAAAGCATGATTATGCAAGATGTTAATAGTGCGATCGCTACTATGAATCAATTACGTTCGTTGGGTATCAAAATTGCAGTAGATGATTTTGGTACTGGCTATTCTTCATTAAGTTATTTAAAATATTTCCCCATTAATACACTTAAGATTGATCGTTGTTTTATTCAAAATATTACCCAAGATCACCAAAAATCGGCAATTACAAAAGCCTTGATTCAAATGGGTCATAGTTTAAATCTTAAAATAGTTGCTGAAGGAGTAGAAACAGAATCAGAATTATCATTTTTGCGGCAACAAAATTGTGATGCTATTCAAGGATTTCTATTTAGTTGTGCCTTACCAGCACTAGAGTTTGAGCAGTTTGTTTTATCTAATAAATCCTTTTTTATCTAA
- a CDS encoding PAS domain S-box protein, translating to MQASPHYFVLKSLKSVIYCSALTVTPETYVLDVIAAMPVSPADRLHQNGAIAPESISPIARQYQCVLIKSASEIVGCLTPQDIVQLVASGADLKNVQISEVMQTSVIKLNMQSFNTLTTVISSLSQSKLQLFAVVDEQDRLNSIITPEGICLALEAVPLTAAFCNGVHRADTLHSAYRKNGQIVENQLLQSQQMLQLIIDTIPHNIFWKDVNSVFLGCNRNFAKMVGLENPQDIVGKTDYDLVANREQADFYRSCDAQVMKTNQPQYQTITPHQQADGKQLWLETNKVPLYNNGGNVVGILGTLENITEQKQALDALEKSEERFRFLAESIPQQVWIARPDGSLEYINQRTLDYFACTAEQILNWKWQEWVHPDDLPNSLTAWNISLATGTNYEVEFRLLQQSSGTYRWHLGRALALRNQQGQIINWFGTNTDIHDRVTAEVALRDSERRYHTIAKVSPVGLFCTDAAGHFHYANDRWCEIAGRVPDKIGGMTWVSTIHPEDQERIQAEWDQSVTQNLSFCSEYRFQHPNGEVRWVVGQIVAECSESGEEITYIGTVTDISEKQAVLRDSEAIRRNHQRVEAALVERVRLADFRSEVDAILTQTETLENMMRGCTDALVKHLHAAFARIWILNTEEQVLELQVNSGKYTDIDENHRLVAVGQFKIGLIAQEGKPHLTNSVQDDPHISNQEWAKQEGIVAFAGYPLIVEGETIGVIAMFSCQALTENTFSSMGIVADEIALGIKRKQTEAALRESEERFRNLVEATTDWVWEVDENCIYTYVSPKVRDILGYEPQEVLGKQPFELMPPAEAERVIKIFLPLFEDRQSFKCVENIQYHQDGHLVVMETNGVPIFDVDGNFGGYRGIDRDITIRKQEAAKLWEMQQQLQAILDNFPAVMYLLDPENKYLLVNHQYEKLFNITQAQIVGKSVYDVWPHDVAQAFAVSNSQVMAGGIPLEIEEVAPHPDGLHTYLSVKFPLKDVNDTPYAVCSISTDITSRKRDQEELRQSEEYFRLLVEGVKDYAIYMLDPEGRVMSWNSGAECITGYQASEIIGRDFSCFFRPEDVLSNIPKQQLKIAAINGRCECESVFLRKDGSHFWANCILTPLHDETGKQRGFSKVTRDITERKLTEKSLLRLHKAIESTSDAISITDITGKAVYVNPAFVEVFDYTFSQLNSCGGLSANFTKQETFNQVFKTVQRGEPWRGEITMQTRGHHNVQVDLRIDAIKDSTNKIVSFVSIYTDITQRKLIEEGLRLRDRAIAASSNGIVIADVTSPDSSIIYVNPAFERMTGYSAAEVMGQNFRLLQGVDIHQPGLQELSTAMQAGQDCTVILRNYRQDGSLFWQELNISPVYDTDGYLTHYIGIQTDITNRKQLEQELRVALEKEKELNELKSRFISMTSHEFRTPLSTILSSSELLEHYRHKWTQEKQLTHLRRIQSAVQRITEMLNDILMIGKAEAGKLEYKPLLFDLVAYCRHLVEELQLNLKNQHLLSFSSEFESISCYMDDKLVGHILSNLLSNALKYSPDGTLVKFTLSCENRQAVFEIQDQGIGIPEEDIPRLFESFHRAKNVGNILGTGLGLAIVKKCVDIHQGSIHVISQVGWGTKFTVKLPMKNII from the coding sequence ATGCAAGCATCACCTCACTATTTCGTCCTCAAAAGCTTAAAGTCGGTAATTTACTGTTCGGCGTTGACGGTTACGCCAGAAACATATGTCCTGGATGTGATCGCTGCGATGCCTGTAAGTCCTGCGGACAGATTACACCAAAATGGTGCGATCGCACCAGAAAGTATCTCGCCAATAGCTCGACAATATCAATGTGTTTTGATTAAATCAGCTTCAGAGATAGTGGGATGCTTGACACCACAAGACATAGTGCAGCTTGTCGCTTCCGGGGCTGACTTGAAAAATGTCCAAATTTCTGAAGTAATGCAGACCTCAGTCATAAAACTGAATATGCAGTCATTTAATACTTTAACAACAGTAATTTCATCATTATCTCAGTCTAAGTTGCAGTTATTTGCAGTTGTAGATGAGCAAGATCGACTTAACAGCATCATCACCCCGGAAGGTATTTGTTTAGCTCTAGAAGCAGTGCCTTTAACAGCAGCATTTTGCAATGGCGTTCACCGAGCCGATACCTTGCACTCAGCGTACCGTAAGAATGGCCAGATAGTAGAAAATCAACTCCTGCAATCTCAGCAAATGTTGCAGTTAATTATAGATACTATTCCCCATAATATTTTCTGGAAAGACGTAAATTCCGTCTTCTTAGGCTGTAATCGCAACTTTGCCAAAATGGTTGGGTTGGAAAATCCCCAAGATATTGTCGGTAAGACAGACTATGATTTAGTTGCCAATCGGGAGCAAGCAGACTTCTACCGTTCCTGTGATGCCCAAGTAATGAAGACTAATCAACCTCAGTATCAAACTATTACACCTCATCAGCAAGCAGATGGCAAGCAACTTTGGCTAGAAACAAACAAAGTCCCTCTATATAATAATGGAGGGAATGTGGTAGGTATTTTAGGCACATTAGAAAATATCACCGAGCAAAAACAGGCTTTAGATGCTTTAGAAAAAAGTGAAGAGCGCTTTCGCTTCTTAGCTGAATCCATCCCCCAGCAAGTATGGATTGCACGTCCAGACGGCAGTCTGGAATACATCAACCAACGCACACTAGATTACTTTGCCTGTACCGCAGAACAAATCTTAAATTGGAAATGGCAGGAATGGGTACATCCCGATGATTTGCCAAACAGTCTTACGGCTTGGAATATATCTCTAGCCACAGGTACAAATTATGAAGTAGAATTTCGTCTCCTCCAGCAATCATCAGGAACCTATCGCTGGCATTTGGGAAGAGCCTTAGCATTGCGTAACCAACAAGGGCAAATTATCAATTGGTTCGGAACAAATACAGATATTCATGACCGCGTAACCGCAGAAGTTGCACTCCGGGACAGTGAACGAAGATATCACACGATCGCCAAAGTTTCTCCTGTGGGCTTGTTCTGCACCGATGCAGCGGGACATTTTCACTACGCTAATGACCGTTGGTGCGAAATTGCTGGTAGAGTTCCAGATAAGATAGGTGGTATGACCTGGGTAAGTACTATTCATCCAGAAGACCAAGAGCGGATTCAAGCAGAATGGGATCAAAGTGTCACCCAAAACCTGTCATTTTGTTCCGAATATCGGTTTCAACATCCAAATGGAGAAGTTAGGTGGGTCGTTGGTCAGATAGTTGCCGAATGCTCAGAAAGTGGAGAAGAAATTACTTACATCGGTACAGTTACTGATATTAGCGAAAAACAAGCTGTGTTGCGCGATAGTGAAGCGATCCGTAGGAATCACCAACGAGTAGAAGCGGCACTGGTAGAACGAGTGCGGTTAGCAGATTTTCGCTCGGAAGTAGATGCTATTCTGACTCAGACAGAAACCTTAGAAAATATGATGCGTGGTTGCACTGATGCTTTGGTTAAACATCTTCATGCTGCCTTTGCTCGCATCTGGATACTGAATACAGAAGAGCAAGTATTAGAATTACAAGTCAATTCAGGGAAATACACTGACATTGATGAAAATCACAGACTAGTAGCAGTTGGTCAATTTAAGATTGGTTTGATTGCCCAAGAAGGTAAACCACACTTGACTAACTCTGTTCAGGATGATCCACACATTAGTAATCAAGAGTGGGCCAAGCAAGAAGGAATAGTGGCCTTCGCCGGTTATCCCTTAATTGTGGAAGGGGAAACAATAGGTGTAATTGCTATGTTTTCCTGTCAAGCCCTCACAGAAAATACTTTTAGCTCAATGGGAATTGTTGCTGACGAAATTGCCCTTGGCATCAAGCGCAAACAAACTGAAGCTGCGCTGCGAGAAAGCGAAGAACGTTTCCGCAACTTGGTTGAAGCTACTACTGATTGGGTGTGGGAAGTTGATGAAAACTGCATTTATACCTATGTCAGTCCCAAAGTCCGCGATATTTTAGGTTACGAACCCCAAGAAGTATTAGGAAAACAACCCTTTGAATTGATGCCACCAGCAGAAGCAGAGCGTGTTATCAAGATTTTCTTGCCACTTTTTGAGGACAGGCAATCATTTAAATGCGTGGAGAACATTCAATATCATCAAGATGGACACTTGGTAGTTATGGAAACCAACGGAGTTCCAATTTTTGATGTTGATGGCAACTTTGGTGGTTATCGTGGTATTGATCGAGATATCACTATTCGCAAGCAGGAAGCGGCAAAGTTATGGGAAATGCAACAGCAACTACAAGCGATTTTGGATAATTTCCCAGCGGTAATGTATTTACTCGATCCTGAAAATAAATATCTGCTAGTGAACCACCAATATGAAAAGCTATTTAACATTACTCAAGCGCAGATAGTCGGTAAAAGTGTTTATGATGTTTGGCCTCATGATGTTGCTCAAGCATTCGCAGTCAGCAATTCTCAAGTCATGGCTGGTGGTATTCCTCTAGAAATAGAAGAAGTTGCACCCCACCCAGATGGTTTACACACTTACTTATCTGTGAAGTTTCCTTTAAAGGATGTTAATGATACTCCTTATGCAGTATGTAGTATTTCCACAGATATTACCAGCCGTAAAAGGGATCAAGAAGAACTGCGCCAAAGCGAAGAATATTTCCGTTTATTAGTAGAAGGTGTCAAAGATTATGCAATTTATATGCTTGATCCCGAAGGCAGGGTGATGAGTTGGAATTCTGGTGCAGAATGTATTACTGGGTATCAGGCATCAGAAATAATTGGGCGTGATTTCTCTTGCTTTTTTCGACCAGAAGATGTTTTAAGCAATATCCCAAAGCAACAGTTAAAAATAGCTGCAATTAATGGTCGATGTGAGTGTGAGAGTGTTTTTCTTCGCAAAGATGGCTCTCACTTTTGGGCAAATTGTATTTTAACGCCATTACATGATGAAACAGGAAAGCAACGTGGTTTCTCTAAAGTTACCCGCGACATCACAGAGCGCAAATTAACAGAAAAGTCTTTATTAAGGTTACACAAGGCAATAGAAAGCACAAGTGATGCTATTAGTATTACAGATATCACTGGCAAGGCTGTTTATGTCAATCCTGCTTTCGTGGAAGTATTTGATTATACTTTTTCTCAATTAAATAGTTGTGGTGGATTATCAGCTAATTTTACCAAACAAGAAACATTTAACCAAGTATTTAAGACTGTCCAAAGAGGTGAGCCTTGGCGTGGTGAAATAACTATGCAAACTCGTGGTCATCACAATGTTCAAGTTGATTTACGTATTGATGCCATTAAAGATAGTACTAATAAAATAGTTTCATTTGTTAGTATTTATACAGATATAACTCAGCGCAAATTAATTGAGGAAGGTTTAAGACTACGCGATCGCGCGATCGCTGCTAGTAGTAACGGTATTGTCATAGCTGATGTTACCAGCCCAGATAGTTCAATTATCTATGTTAATCCAGCTTTTGAACGGATGACTGGCTACTCAGCAGCAGAAGTCATGGGGCAAAATTTTCGTTTGCTTCAAGGTGTTGATATTCATCAACCAGGATTACAAGAACTTAGCACTGCCATGCAGGCAGGACAAGACTGCACCGTAATTTTACGTAACTACCGTCAAGATGGTAGCCTATTTTGGCAAGAGTTAAATATTTCTCCTGTTTATGACACTGATGGTTATTTAACCCACTACATTGGTATTCAAACCGATATTACCAATCGTAAGCAATTAGAGCAAGAACTGAGAGTAGCACTAGAGAAGGAAAAAGAACTCAACGAACTCAAATCTCGCTTTATCTCTATGACTTCTCACGAATTCCGTACCCCATTAAGCACTATTCTTTCTTCCTCAGAATTGCTAGAACATTACCGCCATAAATGGACACAAGAAAAGCAACTAACTCATCTGCGTCGCATTCAAAGCGCAGTCCAGCGGATCACAGAAATGTTAAATGATATTTTGATGATCGGCAAGGCAGAAGCAGGAAAATTGGAATATAAGCCATTATTGTTCGATTTAGTTGCATACTGCCGTCACTTGGTAGAAGAATTACAATTGAATCTGAAAAATCAACACTTGCTATCTTTCAGCAGTGAGTTTGAATCCATATCCTGCTATATGGATGACAAATTAGTAGGGCATATTCTGAGTAATTTACTCTCAAATGCCCTCAAATATTCCCCAGATGGTACTCTGGTTAAGTTTACCCTTAGTTGTGAAAATAGACAGGCAGTATTTGAAATTCAAGATCAGGGAATTGGTATTCCTGAAGAAGATATACCTCGATTATTTGAATCTTTTCATCGGGCTAAAAATGTCGGTAATATTTTAGGGACTGGTTTAGGATTAGCTATTGTCAAAAAATGTGTAGACATTCACCAAGGTTCAATTCATGTCATCAGTCAGGTAGGCTGGGGTACAAAGTTTACTGTTAAACTACCAATGAAAAATATAATATGA